In the genome of Coprothermobacter sp., one region contains:
- a CDS encoding cupin domain-containing protein, which translates to MATDELHGKSARLVDLIVVQPGAIVSKTLIEQPTGTVTLFAFDKGQKLSEHTAPFDALVSALQGSVDIILDGVHHTLAAGDAIVMPAGIVHAVDALEPCVWLLTMIRS; encoded by the coding sequence ATGGCGACAGACGAACTTCACGGCAAGTCAGCACGGCTGGTCGACCTGATTGTGGTTCAGCCAGGGGCGATTGTCAGCAAGACGCTGATCGAGCAGCCGACAGGGACCGTCACGCTGTTCGCGTTCGACAAGGGGCAGAAGCTGAGTGAACACACGGCCCCATTCGACGCGTTGGTGAGCGCACTGCAGGGGAGTGTCGACATTATCCTGGACGGCGTGCATCACACACTGGCAGCGGGCGACGCCATCGTCATGCCGGCCGGCATCGTCCATGCCGTCGATGCGCTGGAGCCCTGCGTGTGGCTCCTTACCATGATACGCTCCTGA
- the corA gene encoding magnesium and cobalt transport protein CorA: protein MREDHAHGKDRSTRAGRTPKPRTGTPPGTLTVPPADAVIPPTHIRVLWYDQDHCEEQESGEARICAAYAGRAGTTWIDVTGVGDPAVLQELGRTYGLHPLALEDIQNLRERPKVETYEGQKFVVFRLARISGSVSMEQVSAFLVGSTLITFQEDPIDPWEAVRTAIRGGAGRLRSAGADYLLYSLIDVALDEVFPVLEQLGDQLEDLEQSVIDNPTPETLSVIFSLKRELLMLRKTVWPEREVVLGLQQDLSGLIKDETKLYLRDAYDHAVQLMDMLETYRDLASNMLDAYLSSLSNRMNDIMKTLTIISTIFVPLTFIVGLYGMNFRYFPEIEWRYGYLFVWVVMAVVVIILFRYYRRKHWM, encoded by the coding sequence ATGCGAGAGGACCATGCGCACGGCAAGGACCGGTCCACGCGGGCCGGGCGAACGCCTAAGCCTAGGACGGGCACTCCGCCGGGAACGCTGACTGTTCCGCCTGCAGATGCCGTGATTCCACCGACCCATATCCGGGTCCTGTGGTATGACCAGGACCACTGCGAGGAGCAGGAGTCCGGAGAAGCCCGTATCTGCGCCGCCTACGCTGGCCGGGCAGGGACCACCTGGATCGATGTCACCGGTGTCGGTGACCCGGCGGTCCTGCAGGAGCTAGGGCGGACGTATGGCCTGCATCCTCTTGCACTCGAAGACATCCAGAACCTGCGGGAGCGCCCGAAGGTGGAGACGTATGAAGGCCAGAAGTTCGTGGTGTTTCGGCTTGCCCGCATCAGCGGCAGCGTGTCCATGGAGCAGGTCTCAGCGTTTCTCGTGGGGTCCACGCTGATCACGTTCCAGGAGGACCCGATCGACCCATGGGAGGCCGTGCGTACAGCCATTCGCGGAGGGGCGGGCCGGCTGCGGTCCGCAGGTGCCGATTACCTGCTCTACTCGCTCATCGACGTCGCTCTGGATGAGGTCTTCCCTGTCCTCGAGCAGCTGGGGGACCAGCTTGAGGACCTTGAGCAGTCGGTCATCGACAATCCGACGCCGGAGACGCTAAGTGTTATCTTCAGTCTGAAGAGGGAACTCCTCATGCTGCGTAAGACGGTGTGGCCGGAGCGTGAGGTCGTCCTTGGATTGCAGCAGGACCTGTCGGGATTGATCAAGGACGAGACCAAGCTATACCTCCGGGACGCCTACGACCACGCGGTCCAGCTGATGGACATGCTGGAGACCTACCGTGACCTGGCCTCGAACATGCTTGATGCATACCTTTCATCGCTCAGCAACAGGATGAACGATATCATGAAAACGTTGACGATCATCTCGACCATCTTTGTGCCCCTGACGTTCATCGTAGGCCTGTACGGCATGAACTTCCGCTACTTCCCCGAGATCGAGTGGCGCTATGGCTACCTGTTTGTATGGGTGGTCATGGCCGTCGTGGTCATCATCCTCTTCAGGTACTACAGGCGCAAACACTGGATGTGA
- a CDS encoding phosphoenolpyruvate carboxykinase (GTP) has product MIENVAKFLEERLGGEQYAKLSRISNGKLYDFIAHFIKVLDPASVFVCDDSTQDLSYISEKAIHDGEEQHLAINGHTIHFDSPLDQGRDKEHTNILVDPGEEMGPRISTRDRTEGLRDIGEVLDGIMRGRQMLIVFATLGPNGSEFAIPAVQLTDSPYVAHSEKLLYRPGYEEFVRQGEQAHLFKFVHAEGELTESKTTKNIDKRRIYIDLKDDMVYSANTQYAGNTLGMKKMAMRLAIHRGSQEGWLCEHMLVMGIHGPHDRVTYFTGAFPSMCGKTSTAMLDGESIVGDDIAYLRKIDGIVRAVNCEHGMFGIILGVNSKDDPIQWKALHAPGHQVIFSNVLRTDDGGVYWEGKDAAVPEHGVNYRGEWTPGKVDNDGKPVPASHANARFTLGLEMLENLDKNADHPDGIEVSAYVYGGRDSDTWVPVQESIDWANGIVAFGASIESETTAATIGKAGIRQHNPMSNLDFLSVPLGKYLQINVDFARGARRLPKIFGVNYFLKSRDGKFLNGKNDKKVWYKWMELRCNGDVKAVKTATGWIPEYRDLVPLFGDIIGREYTHEEYEAEFSLRIPENLSKIDRVIESWKNNTHDTPEVLFTELEAQRARLLEAQETFGDEVRPSQWSVIA; this is encoded by the coding sequence ATGATCGAAAACGTCGCAAAGTTCCTGGAGGAACGGCTTGGCGGGGAGCAGTACGCCAAGCTCAGCAGGATCTCAAATGGGAAGTTGTACGATTTCATTGCCCACTTCATCAAGGTGCTCGATCCAGCAAGCGTCTTCGTCTGTGATGACTCGACCCAGGATCTTTCCTACATCAGCGAGAAAGCGATCCACGATGGTGAGGAGCAACATCTGGCTATAAACGGCCATACGATCCACTTCGATTCGCCTCTCGACCAGGGCCGCGACAAGGAGCACACGAACATCCTGGTGGATCCTGGAGAAGAGATGGGTCCCAGGATCTCGACGCGTGACCGCACCGAGGGTCTCAGGGACATCGGCGAGGTCCTGGATGGTATCATGCGTGGACGTCAGATGCTGATCGTCTTCGCTACGCTGGGGCCCAACGGTTCCGAGTTCGCTATCCCCGCAGTTCAGCTTACCGACAGCCCCTACGTCGCACATTCGGAGAAACTGCTGTATCGGCCAGGCTATGAGGAGTTTGTCCGTCAGGGTGAACAGGCGCACCTTTTCAAGTTTGTGCATGCTGAGGGCGAGCTGACCGAGAGCAAGACGACGAAGAATATCGACAAGCGCCGTATCTACATCGATCTCAAGGACGACATGGTCTACAGTGCCAACACGCAGTACGCCGGCAACACGCTGGGCATGAAGAAGATGGCCATGCGCCTCGCCATCCACCGTGGGTCGCAGGAAGGCTGGTTGTGCGAGCATATGCTGGTCATGGGCATCCACGGGCCTCATGATCGTGTCACCTACTTCACGGGCGCGTTCCCTTCAATGTGTGGCAAGACGTCGACCGCCATGCTGGACGGCGAGAGCATCGTTGGCGACGACATCGCCTATCTCCGCAAGATCGATGGCATCGTGCGAGCAGTCAACTGCGAGCACGGCATGTTTGGCATCATCCTGGGCGTCAACAGCAAGGACGACCCTATCCAGTGGAAGGCACTGCATGCACCCGGTCATCAGGTCATCTTCAGCAACGTCCTCAGGACGGATGACGGTGGCGTCTACTGGGAAGGCAAGGACGCGGCGGTCCCGGAGCACGGCGTCAACTATAGGGGCGAGTGGACCCCGGGCAAGGTCGACAACGATGGCAAGCCCGTGCCCGCTTCTCATGCAAATGCCCGCTTCACGTTGGGCCTGGAGATGCTCGAGAACCTGGACAAGAACGCCGACCATCCTGACGGCATCGAGGTCAGCGCATATGTCTACGGCGGTCGCGATTCGGACACGTGGGTTCCCGTACAGGAGTCCATCGACTGGGCCAACGGCATCGTCGCCTTTGGGGCTTCCATCGAGTCCGAGACGACCGCTGCAACCATCGGCAAGGCCGGTATACGCCAGCACAACCCGATGTCCAACCTGGACTTCCTGTCGGTCCCGCTCGGCAAGTACCTCCAGATCAACGTCGATTTCGCCAGGGGGGCCAGGCGGCTGCCGAAGATCTTCGGCGTCAACTACTTCCTCAAGAGCCGCGATGGCAAATTCCTCAACGGGAAGAACGACAAGAAGGTCTGGTACAAGTGGATGGAGTTGCGCTGCAACGGTGACGTCAAGGCCGTCAAGACTGCGACAGGCTGGATCCCGGAGTACCGGGACCTTGTCCCGCTGTTTGGGGACATTATCGGTCGCGAGTACACGCACGAGGAGTACGAGGCCGAGTTCTCGCTCCGCATCCCCGAGAACCTGAGCAAGATCGATCGCGTCATCGAGAGCTGGAAGAACAACACGCACGACACCCCCGAGGTCCTGTTCACCGAGCTCGAGGCTCAGCGTGCGCGTCTGCTGGAAGCGCAGGAGACCTTCGGCGACGAGGTCAGGCCGTCGCAGTGGAGTGTCATCGCCTAG
- a CDS encoding class I SAM-dependent methyltransferase, with product MESSYTAPFAQAYNQRWTGFVTLVGPRLRTLYEQVCPKGERSLLDVCCGTGQLALQFLQAGYVVTGLDNSEPMLAHARINCASFVSSGEVSFVQGDAADFSLSSRFGLAVSTFDALNHLSGIDALLSCFACVHQCLLPGGLFAFDLNTMMGLRRWNNVTVEDALDAMVINRGMYDEDKRQGRIKISGFVRQESGSWLRFDETFVESAWSVREVTTALLEVGFSAVYQARAADLTVPLADPESEPRVFFVARV from the coding sequence ATGGAATCGTCCTATACGGCACCATTTGCACAGGCATACAATCAACGATGGACCGGGTTTGTGACGCTGGTCGGGCCGAGATTGCGGACCCTGTACGAGCAGGTCTGTCCGAAGGGCGAGCGGTCGCTGCTCGACGTCTGCTGTGGCACTGGCCAGTTGGCGCTCCAGTTCCTGCAGGCAGGGTATGTCGTGACGGGTCTGGACAATTCGGAACCGATGCTGGCCCATGCGCGCATCAATTGCGCTTCGTTCGTCTCTTCTGGCGAGGTGTCCTTTGTCCAGGGTGACGCGGCAGATTTCTCGCTGTCCTCGCGGTTTGGGCTCGCCGTGTCGACATTCGACGCCCTCAACCATCTGTCGGGCATCGACGCCTTGCTGTCCTGTTTTGCCTGTGTGCACCAATGCCTGCTGCCGGGAGGCCTGTTTGCGTTTGACCTCAATACGATGATGGGACTGCGACGCTGGAACAATGTGACTGTGGAGGATGCCCTGGACGCGATGGTTATCAACCGCGGCATGTACGACGAAGACAAGCGTCAGGGGCGCATCAAGATCTCCGGATTCGTTCGGCAGGAGTCGGGAAGCTGGCTTCGCTTCGACGAGACATTCGTGGAAAGCGCGTGGTCGGTGCGAGAGGTGACCACAGCTCTGCTGGAGGTCGGGTTCAGTGCGGTCTATCAGGCGCGTGCCGCAGACCTGACCGTACCTCTTGCCGACCCGGAGTCCGAACCTCGTGTCTTCTTCGTGGCTCGCGTGTAA
- the ptsP gene encoding phosphoenolpyruvate--protein phosphotransferase, translating to MSTLRGIPASAGIAIGRVYIYRPDDVISGMSKADLRALPYPAIVVARDLTPADTASIDRRNVLAFVTEQGSTTNHTAILAQTLGIPAVVGLGTALASIDEQTRLGVDGAAGTVVLDPTPEERAILEEHAHALAAEQDHLSQYKDREAILGSGKRIEVSANIGGPGDVATALQFGANGVGLYRTEFLFLDRDSPPTEEEQVEAYRSVLTAFGSKPVIIRTLDIGGDKRIPYLHLPPETNPYLGVRATRLGLRRPTLFKTQLRAILRASTAGTARIMYPMIAVAEEIGQANLLLQSVRDELDAEGAAYDHDLQVGIMIEIPSAALDAERLADRVDFFSIGTNDLTQYTFAADRTNRDLNYLYQPLHPAVLSLIHMTIEAAHTHAKWVGVCGELAGDPRAIPVLIAMGIDELSMSSAKIPRAKQIILSL from the coding sequence ATGAGTACACTCAGAGGAATCCCTGCGTCAGCAGGTATTGCCATCGGCCGAGTGTACATCTATCGCCCGGACGACGTCATCTCGGGGATGTCCAAGGCCGATCTGCGGGCACTGCCCTACCCCGCCATTGTCGTCGCTCGCGACCTGACACCCGCGGACACAGCCTCGATCGACCGCAGGAACGTTCTTGCCTTCGTCACGGAGCAGGGCAGTACGACGAACCACACTGCTATCCTGGCTCAGACGCTGGGAATACCTGCTGTCGTCGGCCTGGGCACGGCGCTTGCGAGCATCGACGAACAGACACGCCTCGGCGTCGACGGGGCCGCTGGAACAGTTGTTCTGGACCCCACTCCCGAGGAACGTGCTATCCTCGAAGAGCATGCCCACGCCCTAGCAGCCGAACAGGATCATCTTTCGCAGTACAAGGACAGGGAAGCCATCCTCGGGAGTGGTAAGCGCATTGAAGTCTCTGCCAACATCGGTGGCCCCGGTGACGTCGCCACAGCCCTGCAGTTCGGCGCGAACGGGGTCGGCCTGTATCGCACGGAGTTCCTGTTCCTCGACCGCGACAGCCCTCCCACCGAGGAAGAGCAGGTCGAAGCATACCGTTCCGTTCTCACCGCCTTTGGCAGCAAACCCGTCATCATCCGGACTCTCGATATCGGAGGAGACAAGCGGATCCCGTACCTGCACCTGCCCCCGGAGACCAACCCGTACCTCGGCGTACGCGCGACTCGCCTTGGCCTGCGCAGACCAACGCTGTTCAAGACCCAGCTGCGCGCCATTCTGCGGGCCAGCACGGCCGGCACGGCGCGGATCATGTACCCAATGATTGCCGTCGCCGAGGAGATCGGACAAGCCAACCTTCTTCTCCAGAGCGTGCGTGACGAATTGGACGCAGAAGGGGCCGCGTACGACCACGACCTGCAGGTCGGCATCATGATAGAAATCCCGTCTGCGGCACTGGATGCCGAGCGTCTTGCCGATAGAGTCGACTTCTTCTCCATCGGCACCAACGACCTGACACAGTATACATTTGCCGCCGACCGAACGAACCGCGACCTCAACTACCTATATCAGCCGCTGCACCCAGCCGTGCTATCACTCATCCACATGACCATCGAGGCAGCCCACACCCATGCCAAGTGGGTGGGCGTCTGTGGTGAACTGGCGGGAGATCCGAGGGCCATCCCCGTTCTCATCGCCATGGGCATCGACGAACTGTCCATGTCGTCCGCCAAGATCCCACGCGCCAAACAAATTATCCTATCCCTCTAG